TCTCAGGTCCTGGGCTGGGTTGAATTGCGCCCACTGCATCAGCGTGTCGCTGTCGGGCAGACGGTCGGGCAGTTCTATGTGCAGATCGGGGTATTCCAGGTGGGCCGCCAGGGTGGCGCGGCTCAAGCGCTGGCTCGGTACTTGCGCAACGAACACCCGGTGGCCCAGCGAAGCCAGTGGATGTTCAGTGCCCGGCAGGCTGCGATTGCCTTGAAAGCCGCTGCGAGCCAGAGCGGCTTGCCACTGAGCCAGGTCGAGGAAGGTGGCACTGCTGAGCTGGCGTTCATCGCTGGCCTGATCGAGCATGAAGGCCTGGGAGGCCATGACCCAGAATTCCTCGCGCGTCGGTTCGCTGAACACCAGCCAACCACCGGGTTTGAGCAGGGAATGCAAGGTACTCAGGGAGCGCGCGGTGTCGCGCGAGGCATTGAGCACGCCGCCGGCCACGATCAGGTCCCAGGCCTGAGTGCAGTAACCCTGCTCCAGGGCCGAGCGATCGATGTCGAACACCCCATGGCGTACCCAGGGCCATTGCTGCAAACGCGCAGCAGCCTGTTCGCTGAAGTAGCGCGAGACGTCGGTGCACAGAAAGTCCACCGAGGCGTGTTGCAGCGCCGGCAGCAGCGCCTGGGTGGTGGAGCCGGTGCCAGCACCGACTTCCAGGATGCGCAGCGGCGTATGTGTCGATTGGCGCGCGGCCCAGGCACCGATCCAGTGGGCCACCGCTCGGTGCTGGTACTGCGCGGCGAGACTTTCGCGGTACAGTGCCGCCGCGCGCTCGGTACGGCCTTCGGGAAACAGCAGGTGCACCGCCGCGCATTCGCCCCGCATCAGCGCTTGCAACTGGCGGGCATTGTCCCGGGCATAGGCGATGGTGCCGCTACCGCCGGTATTGGCTTGCCAGTCTCGGGCCAGTTGCGCCCAGATAGCCTCCAGGGCCTCGTGGCTCCATGCGCTGGCGTCGAGAGTGGGAGTCAAGTGCGTCGCTTCACGACGGAGCAGGCCTTGAGTTTGCAGTACATCGAGCCAGCGGCTGATCAACGCTCGATGGCTCGCCGCGATGCCGGCTTCGGTCAGGCGTTGGGTTATGTCGTCCAGTGGCACCGGGAGCAGGCCGCAGCTATCCAGGCCGTTAAGCATCGACAGCAGGGCGGCACGCCCCAGCCGTTCGGCGAGGCTCACGGCCTCGGTCAGTTGATGCGCTTCGAAATGCCGATCAAGGGCGGCACCGGTCGCCTCGAGATGATCCTCCACTGACAGTGTTTCGCTGGGGTGAGGCAGAGCGAACAGGGCTTGACCGTAGAGCGCTACAGCGCTGACTTGCGGGTGGTCGAGGGCCCGCTGGCGACATTGCTGCAACGCCTGCTCCACGCTAGGCAGATCCTGCCATCGACCTTGCTGCCAGATGTACCCTTGCACCACGCAGCCCAACTGCTCGGCGGCCTGGCGAGCGAGCCGCGGATGATCGGGCGCGAAGGTCGGTGCGATGAACAGGAGCTGTTGCAACAGGCTCAGGTCGCTCAGGGGCAGGGCAGGAGAGGCCAGCAACCGTTCGAGCTGTTCGGCGCTCATCAGCACGACCCTGGATCGTTGCCGCTCCAGCACGGCCAGCAGTCGCGCCGGGGCGAGCTGACCATTGCCCAGATCGGTCAAGGCCGGCAGCTTCCAACGCGGTTCAGCGCACGGCAGCTCGACCAACAAAGTGTCCACTTTCACCCTCATCGCGATACCCCTACAGCGTGGAACAGGCGCTGCCCGGCAGCGGCCAGATCCTGATCATCGGCGGGCCAGGTTTCTCGTAGCTCGAAGCCGCTGGCGTGCAAGACATGCCGCCATTGCTCGGGGCCCATGAACACCTCATCGGTTTCGCGCAGCGGCGCCCCCTCGGCTGGCGACAACAGCAGATGCATGAAGGTCAGCATCGCCGGGTTGTCGGCAATCGACTCGCTGAACAGCAAGGTTGCGCCGTCGCGCAGGCAGGTGCGGATGCATTCCAGGCTGCGAGGGAGATGCCGGGCGTTGTGCAGCGTGTTGCCGGCGATCACCAGGTCCAGGCTATGCGCCTCTATGCCTTGCTCGATGAAGTCCCGATCGAGGTCGAGCTGGGCGAATGTCATGCCTGGCTCCAGGCGGAACTGGCGTTGGGCGGCAACGGTGAACAGCGGGCTGACGTCGGTGAAGCGATAGTCCTTCGCTCGGTCGGCCAGGGCCGCCAGCACGGCAGCAGTCGTGCAGCCGGCACCGCCACCGAGCTCCAGCACGCGCAATACTCCGTCGGCCGCGCTGACCTCGCGCGCACGCGCACCCAAGGCCTGGTTGATCGCGTTGGTGAAGGCGTTGCGTTGGTAGGCCCCGAGTATCTTGACCGGCTCTCCCGCCTGAAACAGCAAAGGCGCCAGCGCAAGCCTGTCGCGCAGCAGGTCGGGCAGACGGCCTATGACCTGGGTATGCAGGTGCGCCATGGCGGGCGGAAACCCGAGTGCGCCGTACAGCAGCGGCAGTTGATCAATGGCTGCATCGGGCGGCGTTGTGCGCCAGGCCAGCAGCCCGCCGTCATCGTGCAGCATGTCGGCGCGGCCTAACGCAGCCAGCCAGCGGCGCACGATCCAAGCATGGCGGGGCGCCGTGCCCAGGGCCTGGTTGATCTGTTCAGGTGTGCGCCAGGCCTGTAACGGCAGGGCACGTGAGTCCAACAGAACCTGGGCCATGGCGCCCAGGCTCAGGTGCTCCAATTGCCTGAGGGCGGTATTCATAAGCAGCCTTCCTCGGTGCGATGCAATTGATCGATCGGAGCGTCCATCAGGTTCAGCACGCTGATGGCCGAGGTGGATTGCAGGCGCTCCATGCTGGCGAGGGCTGGCAGTGCACGATCAGCCTGATGGCAACCAGGGTGAATCTCGCCGCTCAGCACACTCATCACCGTGACGGCCGCCATGGCGCCGGTCAGTGCCGCGTTGCCCGAGCCACCGAGCAGCACGCTGCGGGTTACGGCTTGCTCGTCGCGCAGACCATCGAGTTGCAGCAACAGGGTGACGAAGGGAGCCTGGCCGCTGAGATCCAGCAGGCTGGCCTGACGCAGGCGCTGAGCAGCTTCGGCGCGCGGCAGAGCGTGGGCCAGGTCGAGCGCCTTGAGCACATAACCGTCCGCGATGACGTTGAACCACTGGCCGACTTCCAGTTGCAGATCCTGCGCCAGGCTTTCGCCCTCGCGATTCAGGTAGGGCAATAGCTGCACCGGCCCGGGGAAACACGGCATGGCAACATCCCGGCGGCGGGTCAGGGCGCGGCTGCACCGGCCGTTGCGCCAGGCCGCCAAGGGCTCGCTGGAGCCATCCACGGCGCCTTGCAGAAAGTCGTCGGCAGCCACCAGGGTGAACTGGTCGCGCAGGCCGAAATAGCTGGTCAATGCCTTCACCTGGGTGAAGTCCCGTGTGGCCAGCCAGCGCGGCAGCAGGCCGGTCAGGCCCGGTTGCAGCCCGGCACCGAGCACTGCGCAGCGACGCTGCCAGGGGGATGCGGCGAAGCTGATTTCGCCGGCCGCATCGACATAATGAGTGTCGGCTGCAAGGGCCGCTTGCGCGCAGCGGTCTCCCAGGCGCCAGGACGGTCCGGCGCAATTGAGCAGAAGTTCGCAACCGCGGGCGAACGCGGCCAGGGTGTTGCTATCGTTGACGTCCACTGTCGCCCAATGCAGGCGCGCCGAGGGCCACTGCCGCTGGAGCTGCGCGATGCAGTGGGCACCCTTGGTGGCGTCACGTCC
Above is a genomic segment from Pseudomonas argentinensis containing:
- a CDS encoding class I SAM-dependent methyltransferase gives rise to the protein MDTLLVELPCAEPRWKLPALTDLGNGQLAPARLLAVLERQRSRVVLMSAEQLERLLASPALPLSDLSLLQQLLFIAPTFAPDHPRLARQAAEQLGCVVQGYIWQQGRWQDLPSVEQALQQCRQRALDHPQVSAVALYGQALFALPHPSETLSVEDHLEATGAALDRHFEAHQLTEAVSLAERLGRAALLSMLNGLDSCGLLPVPLDDITQRLTEAGIAASHRALISRWLDVLQTQGLLRREATHLTPTLDASAWSHEALEAIWAQLARDWQANTGGSGTIAYARDNARQLQALMRGECAAVHLLFPEGRTERAAALYRESLAAQYQHRAVAHWIGAWAARQSTHTPLRILEVGAGTGSTTQALLPALQHASVDFLCTDVSRYFSEQAAARLQQWPWVRHGVFDIDRSALEQGYCTQAWDLIVAGGVLNASRDTARSLSTLHSLLKPGGWLVFSEPTREEFWVMASQAFMLDQASDERQLSSATFLDLAQWQAALARSGFQGNRSLPGTEHPLASLGHRVFVAQVPSQRLSRATLAAHLEYPDLHIELPDRLPDSDTLMQWAQFNPAQDLR
- a CDS encoding class I SAM-dependent methyltransferase codes for the protein MNTALRQLEHLSLGAMAQVLLDSRALPLQAWRTPEQINQALGTAPRHAWIVRRWLAALGRADMLHDDGGLLAWRTTPPDAAIDQLPLLYGALGFPPAMAHLHTQVIGRLPDLLRDRLALAPLLFQAGEPVKILGAYQRNAFTNAINQALGARAREVSAADGVLRVLELGGGAGCTTAAVLAALADRAKDYRFTDVSPLFTVAAQRQFRLEPGMTFAQLDLDRDFIEQGIEAHSLDLVIAGNTLHNARHLPRSLECIRTCLRDGATLLFSESIADNPAMLTFMHLLLSPAEGAPLRETDEVFMGPEQWRHVLHASGFELRETWPADDQDLAAAGQRLFHAVGVSR
- a CDS encoding saccharopine dehydrogenase NADP-binding domain-containing protein, translated to MLIGILGASGDVGLASVRALLGQGLDELRLGGRDATKGAHCIAQLQRQWPSARLHWATVDVNDSNTLAAFARGCELLLNCAGPSWRLGDRCAQAALAADTHYVDAAGEISFAASPWQRRCAVLGAGLQPGLTGLLPRWLATRDFTQVKALTSYFGLRDQFTLVAADDFLQGAVDGSSEPLAAWRNGRCSRALTRRRDVAMPCFPGPVQLLPYLNREGESLAQDLQLEVGQWFNVIADGYVLKALDLAHALPRAEAAQRLRQASLLDLSGQAPFVTLLLQLDGLRDEQAVTRSVLLGGSGNAALTGAMAAVTVMSVLSGEIHPGCHQADRALPALASMERLQSTSAISVLNLMDAPIDQLHRTEEGCL